From a single Fulvivirga ulvae genomic region:
- a CDS encoding histidine kinase, which translates to MIIRSLYCLCFTVTLGVSVMAQHQEIDSLLSIANHASLEGNTEKEITTLIDVSSLYAEKQQYTQSIDIARDGLVKTARLMDQSSENLSALKLKAKLLGRLGYAFYNISTYDSAQYYYLQSLSVSQLLKDTLSMGLTYNSLSITSSRLGQTEEALKLLLQAAEMLESIDEKKKLSAIYNNIGNILSNPLGEYERARRYFQKANAMNNDEKFMASRYNNIAMTFDYKTERDSALFYLLKAEKLHRKNNNQRNLVECLNNISNLYATHNEHFKAREYLLEAETIGKLIGYQHNLSDTYFNLSNNAMALKNFRKALVYARESLKLAQTLKLTPSIKDSYWQMGDVYKNLGNADSAYSYMLKFHMLNDSIFREQNKERIASMERQYQTEKKEQQINSLRQEASINQLEIKQKNMWLIGSAITSVLLLVAGSTYIGQRKLRFKQQTLTLEQKLLRTQMNPHFLFNSLMCIQHFIYQNNPAEAGKYLSKYARLMRLILENSRLDFVPIHKEVEALQYYFELQRLRFKNKFEYNITVDPEITEDVMIPPMFAQPFIENSLEHGILQKSEKGIVNVKFEMSDNRIHFSVTDNGVGIKASGQHNTGDHQSLATKITRERLNNLYKGKSTLASMKISELRDDNDFITGTQASFYIPYSLA; encoded by the coding sequence ATGATTATCAGAAGCCTTTACTGTCTCTGCTTCACGGTTACTCTGGGAGTATCGGTTATGGCACAACATCAGGAAATTGATAGCCTATTGTCTATTGCCAATCATGCTTCCCTTGAGGGAAATACTGAAAAAGAAATTACAACTCTGATTGATGTAAGCAGCTTATATGCTGAAAAGCAACAATACACCCAATCAATAGATATAGCAAGGGATGGACTAGTGAAAACCGCCCGGCTTATGGATCAATCATCCGAAAATTTATCAGCGTTAAAGCTCAAGGCTAAGTTATTAGGCCGGCTTGGTTATGCTTTTTACAACATCAGCACTTATGATAGCGCCCAATATTATTACCTGCAATCCCTATCCGTCTCGCAACTGTTGAAAGATACACTCTCAATGGGGTTAACCTATAATTCTCTCTCGATAACATCAAGTAGGTTAGGACAGACTGAGGAAGCGCTCAAACTACTGCTTCAAGCTGCGGAAATGCTTGAAAGTATAGACGAAAAGAAGAAGCTTTCTGCCATTTATAATAACATTGGGAATATTCTGAGTAATCCTCTGGGTGAATATGAGAGGGCAAGAAGATATTTTCAAAAGGCCAATGCCATGAATAATGATGAAAAATTTATGGCATCCAGATACAATAACATTGCTATGACGTTTGACTATAAAACAGAAAGAGATTCGGCGCTGTTTTACCTGCTCAAAGCCGAAAAGCTTCACAGGAAAAACAACAACCAAAGAAATCTTGTAGAGTGCCTGAATAACATTTCAAACTTGTATGCTACCCATAATGAGCATTTCAAAGCAAGGGAATATCTGCTGGAAGCAGAAACTATAGGCAAGCTCATTGGATACCAGCATAACCTAAGCGATACCTATTTTAATCTATCAAACAATGCCATGGCCCTTAAAAACTTTAGGAAAGCGCTTGTCTATGCCCGAGAATCTTTAAAGCTGGCACAAACCCTGAAGCTAACCCCCAGTATTAAAGACTCTTATTGGCAAATGGGAGATGTATATAAAAATTTAGGTAATGCAGATTCGGCTTACAGCTACATGTTAAAATTCCACATGCTCAACGACAGTATTTTTCGTGAACAAAACAAAGAGCGTATTGCATCAATGGAGCGACAATATCAGACCGAAAAAAAGGAACAGCAAATCAACAGCCTCCGGCAAGAGGCTTCAATCAACCAACTGGAAATTAAACAAAAAAATATGTGGTTAATCGGATCAGCCATAACTTCAGTTTTACTGCTGGTGGCTGGCAGTACCTATATCGGCCAACGTAAGTTGCGCTTTAAACAACAGACCCTCACCTTGGAGCAGAAGCTGCTCCGCACACAAATGAATCCACATTTCCTGTTCAACTCGCTCATGTGTATCCAGCATTTTATTTATCAAAACAACCCGGCTGAGGCGGGGAAGTACCTGTCTAAATACGCCCGGCTAATGCGGTTGATACTGGAAAATTCGCGATTGGATTTTGTGCCAATTCACAAGGAGGTGGAAGCTTTACAGTATTACTTTGAATTACAACGCCTCCGGTTTAAAAACAAGTTTGAGTATAACATCACGGTAGACCCGGAAATTACTGAAGACGTTATGATCCCTCCCATGTTTGCCCAGCCCTTCATCGAAAACTCCCTGGAGCATGGCATTTTACAAAAAAGTGAGAAAGGAATAGTCAATGTGAAATTTGAAATGAGTGATAACAGGATTCATTTCAGTGTAACAGACAACGGAGTAGGTATTAAAGCTTCCGGTCAGCATAATACAGGTGATCACCAGTCACTAGCCACAAAAATTACCCGTGAACGCCTCAACAACCTGTACAAAGGCAAAAGCACGCTTGCTTCGATGAAAATCAGTGAACTCCGGGATGATAATGATTTTATTACCGGAACACAAGCCTCATTTTATATACCCTATAGTTTAGCATAA
- a CDS encoding DUF4907 domain-containing protein, with the protein MLKLIHLLMLTTALAACSRVENAPLISAHKGTSGEIKIIENNDGSFGYEIWLNGKRKIIQPTIPAIHGHRGFLSELSARKTAELMVNKIESGEMPPSITLEELTQLGALDQ; encoded by the coding sequence ATGTTAAAGCTTATTCATTTACTTATGTTGACAACAGCGCTGGCCGCCTGCAGCCGAGTGGAAAATGCGCCCCTTATTTCAGCGCACAAGGGTACCTCCGGAGAAATTAAAATCATAGAGAATAATGATGGTAGCTTTGGTTATGAGATCTGGCTTAATGGCAAGAGGAAAATTATTCAACCCACCATACCGGCAATCCACGGTCACAGAGGTTTTCTATCTGAATTAAGCGCCCGGAAAACGGCCGAACTTATGGTAAACAAAATCGAATCGGGAGAGATGCCCCCAAGCATAACCCTTGAAGAGCTTACTCAACTGGGAGCCCTTGACCAATAA
- a CDS encoding M20/M25/M40 family metallo-hydrolase gives MKNRKPIMAWIVFLCLMNYSVWSQDQEMSKQESFYATVTTDDARELQKLYPGEVVIHESADGVSAVKMTVNAADHLHHNVLTHGPGYVYMPSLEKARESIKEAKAKKAAKQVQLAINYTIDQDVYVNQSLNLVDNYEIENTTQMLVGYGTRYHTYSSATQSVVDIRAKWANMAAGRSDISTRLVNHSSTNMPSAVLTIQGTTYPDEYVIIGGHIDSTNPRNNSNAPGADDDASGIATITEAARVLIEMDFRPQRTIEIMAYAAEEVGLRGSGEIAEDYANNNVNVIGYAQFDMTNYKGSTYDVYLIEDQYTTPVLNNFMKQLMNHYNSSGPHQLTYSSTQCNYGCSDHASWESEGYNATFPFEASFSGSNPYIHTSSDTYNQAPLPNSVHAAKFAKLALEFLIETAKADGGTNPTCNVPSGLSSSSITTSSATVSWSSASGAASYGIRYRIAGGSWVSTTSSSTSKSLSGLTADTNYEFQVKSVCSGQESAYSSSATFRTLSNNPVSYCTSSGNDVSYEWIANVTVGSLNNSSSSDGGYADNTSQSVSLTAGNTYSVSLTPGFMYSSYSEVWRVWIDYNHDGDFTDSGEQVYSGTSSSTSSGSFTVPSGASSVTTRMRVSMRYRNAPSSCGSFDYGEVEDYTVSINGSSLASKGGAETAREAAGMKIFPNPANTETIALTIEDGFEDKGLVRIMTLDGKTLETKTILEPRVEVDISRLPAGHTYILVFESGDIKKTQSFIKQ, from the coding sequence ATGAAAAATCGTAAACCCATCATGGCATGGATCGTATTTCTATGCCTCATGAACTATTCTGTATGGTCTCAGGACCAGGAGATGAGCAAGCAGGAATCATTTTATGCCACAGTGACCACCGATGATGCCCGTGAGTTGCAAAAACTCTATCCGGGCGAAGTGGTGATCCACGAAAGTGCTGACGGTGTGAGTGCCGTAAAAATGACTGTAAATGCGGCTGACCACCTTCACCATAATGTGCTTACACATGGCCCTGGTTATGTGTATATGCCATCGCTGGAGAAAGCCAGGGAGTCAATTAAAGAGGCCAAGGCTAAAAAGGCAGCCAAACAGGTCCAGCTTGCCATTAATTATACTATTGACCAAGACGTTTATGTAAACCAAAGCCTTAATCTGGTAGATAATTATGAGATTGAAAACACCACGCAAATGCTGGTGGGCTATGGTACCCGGTACCACACTTACAGCTCTGCCACACAATCGGTGGTGGACATCAGGGCCAAATGGGCCAACATGGCTGCCGGCAGAAGTGATATCTCCACCAGGCTCGTCAATCACTCCTCTACCAACATGCCTTCTGCGGTACTGACTATTCAGGGTACTACTTACCCTGATGAGTATGTTATCATCGGCGGGCATATTGATTCTACCAACCCCAGGAACAATTCCAATGCTCCTGGCGCTGATGATGATGCCTCCGGAATAGCCACCATTACCGAGGCCGCACGCGTGCTGATTGAAATGGACTTCCGCCCGCAAAGGACTATCGAGATCATGGCTTATGCAGCAGAAGAGGTAGGCCTGAGAGGCTCGGGAGAAATTGCTGAAGACTATGCAAACAACAATGTAAATGTAATCGGCTATGCACAGTTTGATATGACCAACTACAAGGGGTCGACCTATGATGTGTACCTGATCGAGGACCAGTACACTACGCCAGTGCTGAACAATTTTATGAAGCAGCTGATGAATCATTATAATTCATCCGGCCCCCATCAACTGACCTACTCATCTACACAGTGCAATTACGGTTGCTCTGACCATGCCAGTTGGGAATCTGAAGGTTACAACGCTACTTTCCCTTTTGAAGCCAGTTTCAGCGGCAGCAATCCATACATCCACACGTCGTCGGACACTTATAACCAGGCGCCACTGCCCAATTCGGTACACGCTGCCAAGTTTGCCAAGCTGGCGCTGGAATTTTTGATTGAAACCGCAAAAGCAGATGGTGGTACAAACCCTACCTGCAATGTACCTTCAGGTCTTTCTTCTTCCAGTATCACTACATCATCTGCCACGGTATCGTGGAGTTCAGCTTCCGGCGCTGCCAGCTACGGCATCCGGTATCGTATTGCAGGAGGCTCCTGGGTATCAACTACCAGTAGTTCCACTTCAAAATCACTAAGTGGCCTGACTGCCGACACTAATTACGAGTTTCAGGTGAAGTCCGTCTGCTCAGGACAGGAGTCTGCCTATTCCTCCAGTGCCACTTTCCGCACTTTGAGCAACAATCCGGTAAGCTACTGCACCTCTTCCGGTAATGATGTCAGCTATGAGTGGATAGCAAATGTAACGGTAGGCAGCCTTAACAACAGCTCTTCATCTGACGGTGGCTATGCTGACAACACCAGCCAGTCCGTTTCGCTTACAGCAGGCAACACCTACAGCGTTAGCCTGACGCCCGGCTTCATGTATTCCAGCTACAGTGAAGTGTGGAGAGTATGGATCGACTACAACCACGACGGAGACTTTACGGACTCGGGAGAGCAGGTGTACAGTGGTACCAGTTCATCCACTTCCTCCGGCTCGTTTACCGTGCCTTCCGGAGCCTCATCGGTCACTACTCGCATGAGGGTTAGTATGCGCTACAGAAATGCACCTTCAAGCTGCGGAAGTTTTGATTATGGAGAGGTGGAAGATTATACGGTAAGCATCAATGGCTCCTCACTGGCCTCAAAAGGTGGCGCCGAAACAGCCAGGGAAGCAGCGGGCATGAAGATATTTCCTAACCCTGCCAATACGGAAACTATAGCGCTGACCATTGAGGACGGTTTTGAAGATAAAGGACTGGTAAGAATAATGACACTTGATGGCAAGACGCTGGAAACCAAGACTATTTTGGAGCCTCGCGTGGAAGTGGATATCAGCAGACTGCCTGCCGGTCACACTTACATTCTGGTATTTGAATCAGGTGATATTAAAAAGACGCAGAGTTTTATAAAGCAGTAG
- a CDS encoding ABC transporter permease: MLKNYLRITIRNLQKNKWYSLINIIGLTMGITASLIIFVYINQELSFDEFHKDADRIYRVIRESESATGLDTDKSVPYPMIGALKNDFTEFEASTLYHSDDRPLAVIGNEKFVVDHVLFADSSFFKVFSFEVISGNPEKDLGEPNKAFLTKSLAAKFFGDQNPVGEKIRLRNKIEVEVAGVMEDTPPVSHLRFDMLVSYPTFSTEYMGFDMFDITSWEMTAEGYAFVKLKPEATTEQAHEQFKNVVKKHFQARDQVSRRFLLQPLLDIHFNQKVGSPSSVNPTSLWALGTIGLFILLIACVNFINLSTALAVRKSKEVGVRKALGAGRSQLVRQYLADTFIVTLLSGLLAVGIAERMVIMFNQFFEKELEMNPFGNPEIIVFVMVVIVVVALLSGLYPAVVLSGYNPVKALKNNIHTQSTTSLFLRKGLIIVQFFISQVLIISTIVIASQMDYFTSKPLGFDKDAIISIDVEKNDQETLETLRNRLMANTYVENVSFALGPPISNNVFSTHYYLSSKGRDQEYRVQIKPVDYHYLETYGLKLKYGRWFLPGEEKRFSDILENNKADIVYILNETAVRKLGFNNPEEAIGELISTGINNISAPIAGIVEDYHLGSFHEEIMPAIMIHMPMFYYNAGIKINSSNMKEAISHVEDVYVDVYPDNIFEYEFLDDEVRDFYVEEQRTFTLFKIFSSVSIFISCLGLLGLISFIVNQRTKEVGVRKVLGAGVGSIIALFSKDFMVLVLMAFVLATPAAWYAMNIWLSDFAYQIDIEIWFFALAIVISGVITFITIGYQSYKAAVSNPVDALRDE, encoded by the coding sequence ATGCTGAAAAATTATTTACGTATCACCATCAGAAACCTGCAAAAGAACAAGTGGTATTCATTGATCAACATCATCGGGCTTACTATGGGTATTACCGCCAGCCTGATCATTTTTGTGTATATCAATCAGGAGTTGAGCTTTGACGAGTTCCATAAGGATGCCGACCGTATTTACAGAGTGATCCGGGAGTCGGAGAGTGCTACGGGTCTAGATACAGATAAAAGTGTTCCTTACCCGATGATCGGTGCGCTGAAGAATGATTTCACCGAGTTTGAAGCCTCTACACTCTACCATAGCGATGACCGCCCTTTGGCCGTGATCGGTAACGAGAAGTTTGTAGTCGACCACGTGCTGTTTGCAGATTCCAGTTTTTTTAAGGTTTTCAGTTTTGAAGTCATTTCCGGTAATCCTGAAAAAGACCTGGGAGAGCCTAATAAAGCCTTCCTTACAAAATCGCTGGCAGCAAAGTTTTTTGGCGATCAGAACCCGGTCGGTGAAAAGATCAGGTTGCGCAATAAAATAGAAGTGGAGGTAGCAGGCGTGATGGAAGACACGCCTCCTGTATCGCACCTGAGGTTTGACATGCTGGTGTCTTACCCTACCTTCTCAACGGAATACATGGGCTTTGACATGTTTGATATTACCTCGTGGGAGATGACAGCGGAGGGCTATGCCTTTGTGAAGTTAAAGCCTGAGGCCACCACGGAGCAGGCTCATGAGCAATTCAAAAATGTAGTTAAAAAGCATTTTCAGGCAAGGGATCAGGTGTCGCGGCGTTTTCTATTACAGCCATTATTAGATATTCACTTTAACCAAAAAGTAGGCAGCCCCTCATCGGTTAATCCTACATCCCTCTGGGCTTTGGGCACTATCGGCTTGTTTATATTACTCATTGCGTGTGTGAATTTCATCAACCTATCTACAGCCTTGGCCGTAAGGAAGTCTAAAGAAGTAGGGGTAAGAAAGGCGTTGGGGGCCGGACGTTCGCAGCTTGTAAGGCAGTACCTGGCAGATACTTTCATAGTGACCTTGCTCTCAGGCCTGCTGGCCGTGGGTATAGCTGAGCGAATGGTGATCATGTTTAACCAGTTTTTTGAGAAAGAGCTGGAAATGAACCCCTTCGGCAACCCTGAGATCATCGTTTTTGTAATGGTGGTAATTGTGGTTGTAGCGCTACTTTCCGGTCTTTATCCGGCCGTCGTACTCTCAGGATACAATCCTGTAAAGGCATTGAAAAACAATATCCATACGCAAAGCACAACTTCGCTTTTCCTAAGGAAGGGACTCATCATTGTCCAGTTCTTCATCTCACAGGTTTTGATCATCTCCACTATTGTTATAGCCAGTCAGATGGATTACTTCACCTCCAAGCCACTTGGGTTTGACAAGGATGCTATCATCAGCATAGATGTGGAGAAAAATGATCAGGAAACCCTGGAAACTCTGAGGAACAGGCTGATGGCCAACACCTATGTGGAGAATGTTTCTTTTGCATTGGGACCTCCTATTTCCAACAATGTTTTTAGTACGCATTACTACCTGAGCAGTAAAGGCAGAGACCAGGAATACAGGGTGCAGATCAAGCCGGTAGATTATCATTACCTCGAAACTTATGGACTGAAACTGAAGTATGGCCGCTGGTTTCTCCCGGGTGAAGAGAAAAGGTTTAGTGATATCCTTGAAAACAATAAAGCAGACATCGTGTACATACTCAACGAAACAGCAGTCAGAAAACTGGGCTTCAACAATCCTGAAGAAGCCATTGGCGAGCTGATCAGTACAGGAATAAACAATATTTCCGCACCTATTGCAGGTATTGTTGAGGATTATCACCTCGGGTCGTTCCATGAAGAGATTATGCCAGCGATCATGATTCACATGCCTATGTTTTACTACAATGCCGGTATAAAAATAAACTCATCAAACATGAAAGAGGCTATCAGCCATGTGGAAGATGTTTATGTCGATGTATACCCTGATAATATCTTTGAATATGAATTTCTTGACGACGAAGTCAGGGACTTTTATGTGGAAGAGCAGCGTACTTTTACGCTTTTCAAGATCTTCTCATCGGTTTCGATATTTATTTCATGCCTTGGGCTGCTCGGTTTGATCTCTTTTATTGTAAACCAAAGAACAAAAGAAGTAGGCGTAAGGAAAGTCCTAGGGGCCGGAGTAGGTAGCATTATCGCCCTCTTCTCCAAAGACTTTATGGTCCTGGTACTGATGGCCTTCGTGCTGGCAACACCAGCCGCCTGGTACGCCATGAACATCTGGCTCTCAGACTTCGCTTATCAGATAGACATAGAAATATGGTTCTTCGCACTGGCCATTGTGATTTCCGGAGTCATCACCTTCATCACCATAGGCTACCAGTCCTACAAAGCCGCGGTCTCTAACCCGGTGGATGCTTTGAGGGACGAGTAG
- a CDS encoding sigma-54-dependent transcriptional regulator, producing MKVPANILIVDDDRDVLETARMFLKQEFSSVDIEEDPSKIPGYFEIKDYDVILLDMNFKKGMNDGEEGFYWLGEILKIDPQAIVILITAYGEVDVAVKAMKEGATDFVLKPWKNQKLLGTILSALQLRKSKKEVVRLKETQNTLNRDKPHNFNDFIGESPAIQRVKELITKVAKTDADVLILGENGTGKELVARAIHNLSLRKDEIFISVDLGAISETLFESELFGHVKGAFTDAKQGKPGRFELANEGTIFLDEIGNLSLPLQAKLLTVLQSRKIRRVGANREIDVDFRLVCATNMPLSEMVYEQKFRQDLLYRINTVEIRIPSLRERIEDIPLLVDHFLGIYSRKYHKQNLSINKHTVEKLKNYHWPGNIRELQHAVERAVILSEGETISSVESFISPTTSIHRVPSQAKTLDEMERDFILQSLEENNGNVTQTAKSLGLTRTALYRRMNKHGI from the coding sequence ATGAAGGTACCTGCCAATATACTTATTGTGGATGATGACCGGGATGTGCTTGAAACTGCACGGATGTTTCTCAAGCAGGAGTTCTCTTCTGTGGATATTGAGGAAGATCCTTCTAAAATACCTGGTTATTTTGAGATCAAGGATTATGATGTTATCCTGCTCGACATGAATTTCAAAAAAGGGATGAATGACGGTGAAGAGGGTTTTTACTGGCTGGGTGAGATCCTCAAAATTGATCCGCAGGCGATTGTAATCCTGATCACCGCTTATGGTGAGGTGGATGTGGCCGTAAAAGCTATGAAGGAAGGGGCAACGGATTTTGTGCTTAAACCCTGGAAGAACCAAAAGCTACTGGGCACCATACTTTCAGCATTGCAGCTTAGGAAATCAAAGAAAGAGGTGGTACGCCTAAAGGAAACACAGAATACGCTAAACAGGGACAAGCCTCATAATTTTAATGATTTTATCGGTGAGTCGCCAGCCATACAGCGGGTCAAGGAGTTGATCACTAAAGTAGCTAAAACAGATGCAGACGTATTGATTTTAGGCGAGAATGGCACCGGAAAGGAGCTTGTAGCACGGGCTATACACAATCTTTCACTGCGAAAGGACGAGATCTTTATCAGTGTTGACCTCGGTGCTATCAGCGAAACGCTCTTTGAAAGTGAGCTTTTCGGGCATGTGAAAGGGGCATTTACAGACGCCAAACAGGGCAAGCCGGGAAGGTTTGAGCTGGCCAATGAAGGCACTATATTCCTTGATGAAATTGGTAACCTCTCATTGCCATTACAGGCTAAGTTGCTCACTGTATTGCAAAGCCGCAAGATCAGAAGAGTGGGTGCCAACCGTGAAATCGATGTAGATTTCAGGCTCGTTTGCGCTACAAATATGCCGCTAAGCGAGATGGTGTATGAGCAAAAATTCAGACAGGACCTGCTGTACCGCATCAATACAGTCGAAATCAGGATACCCTCATTGCGTGAGCGTATTGAAGATATTCCTTTGCTGGTAGACCACTTCCTGGGCATTTATTCCCGAAAGTACCATAAGCAAAATTTGTCCATTAATAAACATACCGTGGAGAAACTCAAAAATTACCACTGGCCGGGCAACATCCGGGAGCTGCAGCATGCCGTGGAGCGTGCCGTGATCCTCAGCGAAGGGGAAACCATCAGTTCGGTAGAGTCATTCATCAGCCCGACTACCTCCATACACCGGGTACCTTCTCAGGCCAAAACACTGGATGAAATGGAGCGTGATTTCATTTTGCAGTCACTGGAAGAAAATAATGGCAATGTAACACAAACAGCTAAAAGCCTTGGGTTGACCCGAACAGCGCTGTATCGGCGTATGAACAAACATGGAATTTAG
- a CDS encoding KTSC domain-containing protein, whose translation MKRINEYRKLFSADANTDLKQLKTTYRNLVKEWHPDKFQDEAEKAIAEEKSLKIIDGYYFLVSIAPETKEANLEEYRVTTSTSGIADFKHKGLLLEISFLDGTTYEYFGVNKNVVSKMVNCDNPYRFAKRNIFNTYLYRKSKKDLEVA comes from the coding sequence ATGAAGCGTATAAATGAATACCGCAAGCTGTTTAGTGCTGATGCCAATACAGATCTTAAACAATTAAAAACCACTTACAGAAACCTTGTAAAAGAGTGGCATCCTGATAAATTTCAAGATGAGGCAGAAAAAGCTATTGCAGAGGAAAAAAGCCTTAAGATCATCGATGGATATTATTTTTTGGTGAGTATAGCTCCGGAGACCAAAGAGGCTAACCTGGAAGAATACCGCGTAACCACAAGCACATCAGGCATAGCGGACTTTAAACACAAAGGACTGCTGCTCGAAATCTCATTTCTTGATGGCACAACCTATGAGTACTTTGGAGTCAACAAAAATGTAGTTTCCAAAATGGTTAATTGTGATAACCCTTACCGATTTGCCAAGAGGAATATTTTCAATACCTATCTATATAGAAAGTCTAAGAAAGACCTCGAAGTAGCTTAG
- a CDS encoding IPT/TIG domain-containing protein: MNTNKNFMHLISYRSVIRLLLIIIVLPMTFITLSNCSGDDADPQPEPTAASEIRSISPTSGYVGDTIEITGTNFGSQMSTNTVRFNAITAKLTAATATKLTVTVPAGATSGKVSVVTNADTATGPEFTVLSLHSVDSFSPRSGEVGTEVIISGSNFGSNKSLVTLTLNSLSIPVLAVNDTQITASIPTGAATGKFTVTINGKAVESATTFSLITENPVISNFYPSGGVAGGQVIIAGSNFSLTPEDNIVKFNGVAAKVINASSSQLKVITNYGTTTGKIEITVTGKSGISAMDFEILAPVVTSFGPDKAGIGSTIQLYGSNFGDSLELIKVKFNGVETEPYYLPSTNIVWVRVPSGATTGKITVNVGGTDGVSATDFTVLPGLWEKIAQLPQSPSRMDAITFSYGSKVYAGLGQLQTKDFWEYNPDSDTWTQKADFGGTSRAYASAFTLSGKGYVIGGANNESPYNQLSEVWQYDPSANTWTQKADFPGGPKLHAVAFNIYGKGYITTGKSDNAYKKDMWEYDPDSDTWTEKASMPASASVRIYAAGFSVNGKGYVGTGFNGSVKLKDFWEFDPVANSWTQKTDFPGDARNSGIGFSTGSYGYMGLGVTNVAQSDFYQYNPVANSWTMKSNLPYTMQQVASTSTPGGYGYIIGGNGSVSSTFKYIED, from the coding sequence ATGAACACGAATAAGAATTTTATGCACCTCATAAGCTACAGATCAGTTATCAGGCTTCTTTTGATAATAATTGTACTGCCGATGACTTTCATTACCCTGTCTAATTGCTCCGGAGATGACGCTGACCCTCAGCCTGAACCTACCGCAGCCTCGGAGATCCGGTCCATCTCCCCCACCAGCGGCTATGTTGGTGATACCATTGAGATCACAGGAACTAACTTTGGAAGCCAGATGTCTACAAACACGGTAAGGTTTAATGCTATCACAGCAAAATTAACGGCGGCAACCGCAACCAAGCTTACCGTGACAGTGCCTGCCGGTGCTACCTCAGGAAAAGTAAGTGTAGTAACAAATGCCGACACAGCAACCGGACCTGAATTTACTGTTTTATCTCTTCATTCGGTTGATTCGTTTTCACCAAGATCAGGGGAAGTAGGCACTGAAGTGATTATTTCAGGAAGTAACTTTGGCAGTAACAAGAGCCTGGTTACACTTACTCTCAATAGCCTTTCTATTCCTGTACTTGCCGTTAATGATACTCAAATCACAGCCTCCATTCCAACCGGAGCAGCTACAGGAAAATTTACTGTCACCATCAATGGTAAAGCAGTAGAGTCTGCCACCACCTTTAGCCTGATCACTGAAAATCCCGTAATCTCTAATTTTTATCCATCCGGAGGGGTAGCAGGTGGGCAGGTTATTATTGCCGGCTCCAACTTCAGCCTCACTCCTGAAGATAATATTGTAAAATTCAACGGAGTGGCAGCCAAAGTTATCAACGCTTCTTCCTCACAGCTTAAAGTGATAACAAACTACGGTACTACCACCGGCAAAATTGAAATAACGGTTACCGGAAAATCAGGTATATCAGCCATGGATTTTGAAATACTGGCACCGGTAGTTACTTCATTTGGTCCTGATAAGGCAGGGATTGGCTCTACGATACAACTCTACGGCAGTAATTTTGGTGACAGCCTTGAGTTAATCAAGGTAAAATTCAACGGGGTCGAAACCGAGCCTTATTACCTGCCTAGTACTAATATAGTATGGGTAAGAGTACCTTCAGGAGCAACCACGGGTAAAATCACCGTGAATGTCGGGGGTACTGATGGCGTATCCGCAACTGATTTCACCGTGTTGCCCGGACTATGGGAAAAGATAGCACAGTTACCCCAGTCACCAAGCAGAATGGATGCCATCACTTTTTCTTACGGAAGCAAAGTTTACGCAGGACTTGGGCAATTACAAACCAAAGATTTCTGGGAATACAACCCTGACTCCGACACCTGGACACAAAAGGCGGATTTCGGAGGCACATCCAGGGCTTACGCTTCAGCATTTACATTATCAGGCAAAGGTTATGTAATAGGTGGTGCAAACAATGAGTCCCCTTATAATCAACTCAGTGAAGTCTGGCAATACGACCCTTCAGCAAACACATGGACACAAAAGGCGGATTTTCCGGGAGGGCCAAAACTCCATGCTGTAGCTTTTAACATTTATGGCAAGGGGTACATTACAACAGGAAAATCAGATAATGCTTACAAAAAAGATATGTGGGAATACGACCCGGACAGTGATACCTGGACTGAAAAAGCATCAATGCCCGCCTCCGCTTCCGTAAGAATATATGCTGCTGGCTTCAGTGTAAACGGAAAAGGATATGTAGGTACAGGCTTTAATGGCTCGGTAAAGCTAAAAGACTTCTGGGAATTTGACCCTGTAGCCAACTCCTGGACTCAAAAGACAGATTTTCCCGGGGATGCCAGAAATTCAGGCATTGGTTTTTCTACCGGCTCTTATGGGTATATGGGATTGGGTGTTACTAACGTAGCTCAAAGTGATTTTTATCAGTACAACCCTGTGGCAAACAGTTGGACCATGAAATCTAACCTGCCGTACACCATGCAACAGGTAGCCAGTACCAGCACTCCGGGTGGATATGGTTATATCATAGGAGGAAACGGCTCTGTTAGCTCTACATTCAAATATATTGAAGACTAA